Genomic DNA from Setaria italica strain Yugu1 chromosome V, Setaria_italica_v2.0, whole genome shotgun sequence:
CTGTTGTCTCTGAGTTTGGCAACTGCttcagaactttctaggctgTATATGTATCATATGCGCTATTTTCTGATTCCAATATAGCCTATTGCAGCTGCCTGCTTGCGTGCTAGAACTACAAGCTAAGCTATATTGGATACATGGTGTTCGTTTAAAAATAAGATAGGGTTGATATCGTGTAAAGATCTCGGGATGTCAGATACTTGCAGACATCTTACAAAGTGTGTCCAAGTCTAAGCTTCGTTTGCGTCCCAACTCTTTTATGTTCCAAAGGATCAAGCCAAAATATTAACATTTGTACGAGTTCCAGAGGAAATCTTTTGCAAACGTTTATGCGCCACAAACTACAACCCAAAAAGATTTGCGCAAGTTCAAGAGGAAGGAAATGTATGAGTGCCTGTGTGTGCGGCTTATAGCCTGCTGAAATGGAACCATTCATTCGGATATCGAAAATATCCAGAACTCTTGACCGGTAAAGGAAGGCACGATCAATCCCTCTGTTTACCGGCCTGATCTCGCCGGTGAGCCTAGGGTAGTGACACATCAGCTGGTGCAACAGTGAAAAACCATTATGTATAGCTTCAATGTGTGCTTTAACTTGCATTGTGCATTTCCGTAACAACAAAATCAGCTCGCGATCAACAAAACTAGGCGTCTCGTAAGCGAACACCCCATCTTAAATCTCTCTAAAGCCTTCAACCCAACAAACGCACACGATCAAACAATAATAGGTGCCATAGCAAATCATACAAAAACAACTGCTGAGTACAATAAATAATCTAGCATGCTGGGTTATGTAATCTTGCAACCCAGCATTGGGCCTTACATCCTGGAAGGCCACTCCCTTTTCTGTTAGATTACCTGCTACTATTACTAATCTGCAACCAGGGCGTACAATAACCCTGTGTTTCATAGTATAAGAAACCTTGTTATTTTACTATCCTGAATTCCTGGGACCTGCGCTAGCATGCGCGGTGCACCAGTATCCGAAATGATGGCTGGGAGAAACTTCCAAATATGTTTGGTTGCTCGACAGCTCTTGCACCAGTTGACTCCATTAGCTTGCATGCTAGGGAGTTCACCTCCTCTTAAAGATTCTTCCTGTGAAAAGAACACGAAATGGGTTGATAATGTTATCCACTTTTATGAACTAAAAGATATAAAACTAGTAACCTACCATCTGGAAGTGAACTTGCAGAACATAATAATGGAGAGCAGCTCACCTTATGATGATTGGAAGCAATCCTACTCTCTCCAGTGCCTTGCCCAGAATCCCTTCTTTCTTGTTGAATCAGTCTCCGAGACTGACCGCGGTGGTCGAGAGCCAATGGAGAAATGTCTCCTCAAAAATGGACGACTAAATGGGACCTTCATGCTTGAACTTGTGCCTAACCTGGGCTCTCTTCTACCTTTCTTCTGGTGCTTAATGTTTCCATCTAGATCAATATCAACTACCACATTTTTTGGTATCTTGTTCTTGATCTTTGATTCCAGCTTCCCAAATAGCTTCACTGTACATTTCTCCCCGTGTGTGCATACAGGGCATGGAGGATCATATTTGTCAGCTTCTGTAGTTATGCTATCCAGACAGTCAGCATGGTAAACATGGCCACACAACAAAACAGCAACAACAGCAAGCTCCTGAGCATTCCAAGTCGATCTTTCCTTTAACAATTTTAAACACAGCTTGCACACCTCTTGATCCGGAGGAAGGCTTGTGGAATTTGAAGCATTTGATCTTGTCATTTTACTGGAAATGGATCCTAAGAGCTCACTGTCAAGTGACCACCTCTCTCTTTGGGATGTCGCAACCATTTCAGAAAACGTGCGCATTGACCAACCATCAGATGACTCACCATGGGATCCTGCTGCTGACAGGTCATTGCTACAGACTGAGAGCATGGAAGAGGATGGTCTTCCTTCAGGAGAGCTGATTTCATTGAGAGACCTGAGAGATGGAATTTTGCTATCCGAGACCTGTCTGTATAATTGATATCCTGGTGAACGCCGTGCTTTCTTCATCGAATCTGAATCTGTTGGTTGTGAATGACCCCTGGAGGATGAAGGATCTGCTCTGGATACTAAGGGTGGTGTTGAAGGAACAGATGCTGATGTCTTCAAATCCAAAGCAACACTTCCCATGTCCAGTGATTTCCTGGTAAGCTTCGCCTGCACAACATATTGGAAATAAAGATGTCAGACAACAAATGCAGTGGGATTACGAGTACAATAAACCTAGACGGTAATAACTACTATTTTTTGCAAAAGATAGCTTGATGCATACCTCAGGGGAAGAAATACTTGCTGTGGAGCGGTCGGCTGAGAAAAGTATAAATCAGTAAAAAAAGTGTCAATTTGGTTGGGAAATACACAATAATATAAAGGATGATTTCATGAAAATTGTTACCATGAGGATCAGCCTTTGTAGCCTTAGGAGCTTCCATTTTCTTATCAGATTTGTGCCACTTTGTCCTGTGAAGCACGTCAGAAGGGCTAGTTCCAAGGCTATTTCCATTAGAAAGGCCTTCAGTTGGTGCAATGGAACCACTCTTGGTTTCAGGCCGAATGCTTCCACTGCTATGGTTGGAGAACAGAGTAGGAATTTCCATTATGTCTTCTATGTGTGTGCGATTGTCCCATCGAAAGCTCCATGATGGTGAGTGCCTTACATTCCTGTATGCTGATACTTCTATCGGAGTAATGCATGGCTGTGTCCTCTCCTTTGCAGCTATGCAGCAATTAGCTCCCATGTTGCTTAAAGAAAGAATTAATATGCTGACAGTTTTATCACTCAAATGCTGAATTCATTCATGTGAACCAAACATCAACCCCACACTGCCTAACTGTAAAGAAagacaataacaacaataaggTCATTTCCAACAAAGAAATAGACAAGGGCCCATAGTGAAGTTAAAGAAGATAGTATGTACTATAGACAGGTGCACTCTAAGCTTACACTTAGAAGCCCTCAGAGGGAGCTAAGGGTACCACATAAAAAGAAGAAAGCAACCCCTAAAAGGAAGACAAGGGGCATCGATAGCAGGCTTATCTGAAGAACATGTACGTTTGGAATTATTAAGCTTTGTTAAATCCAAAAAATCCATGTAACGGTCTTGTAACCTTTAGGATTCTAGAAATGCTATCCACAACAAATCGGGCAGCATATAATTGCATTGCTGCAGGGGCTGGACTACTGAAAACTGAAAAGACCTGGGAGAGAGGCAATGGAAGAGGACAAAAGAGAAAATTAAACTAATACGAGCCTAACAATACGACATGAATGATCAGATGGGGATTCATCAATCTAAAATAGGTATGAAACTCACAGGCTCATAcatttacataatttttttagtaAATGGAGGAAGATAACTAGTAGCATGCTTTCAATTCATTACTATTCCCTCATGCCATGCCTAAATACCTCCAGGTAGAAACATCAACATCCATAAAGCCACCACTTAGCTTATCCATAATAAGATAgctaaaaagaaatgaaaatagATGCTTGCTTATAATTGAAGGCACCAGTTAGAGAAGCTGGCTAACTACAGCAGGTGAAAATGTGTGGAGGAAGAAAGCAGCTGTTAGGTATACCAGCATCAAGACATTCCAAAACTAAAGTGCACTCAAAGGCCAGAGATTCTTCTTCCCACACAACACAATAGCATCTAGCATCTGTCCTTAACTCCTTACTGCCGAATAAGCACTGTGTGAAACCAGCGGTGGGATGGAAAAGTATAATAGTTTATTTCTAGTATCGGATCAGAGCAAAATAAAGAGAATTCTGCACCCTTCCATCACATCATGGTTATGTTACTCTCAAGTCAAAATTATCCTGGATGTGGAAATTTCTTACCAAAGGACTCGATAACTACTGGTAAATATATCTAGTTGATAAAATTTGCGGCAGGAACTAACACGAAAGGCTAGATCAATATACATCACACTCGAATCATAATTCGAACAGATGGCAAGGTAGCACCGATTAATACCCACAATTCATCAGGAACTACCTGCCCGCGGGCGGGGCGAACAGGACAACGGAATTCCCTATTTCCACCCCAACCTAACGCGACAGGTGCCCCCCGTAGCTCGCGGGAATTACCTCGAATCACGCGAACGCCGGGCCCCGATCCGCCCGACCAGCATCCAGCGACCGCACCGTCGCCGAAGAGGAACCCCGACCGGACGGCGCGGGGCCCGGATCTGACGCCGCTGGTCCGTGGCGACGCCCGACGCGCAGACTGCCCCCCAGCGCCGCGAGCTCGGGTAGGGGCGGGTTCCGCTAGGGTTGGGGCTCCGCGGGAGGTGAGATTGAGAGAGTATGGGGAGGGAAGCGACGGAggagggggggagagagagagagagagagaggagggaggggagagaaAGGGAGTGTGGCTGTGTGGGTATAAAACCCGGTGCGCAGTGGGGAATGGGTCTCGGTCTCCGCTTGGCGCTGCGGCCTGCGATGCGCGCGACAACGAAACTGCTCCGGCCACCCGATGGAGTGGACACGAGACCCTGCCTCGCGACGCTTCCGTCCGCGACCGCTGGAACCACGTGCCCAGCTTGCGTGTCAAGGACCGGGCCCACCTGCATTGACTCGAGGTGCACAGTGTCCACCTTTCCGAATTCTGATAGTGCTTTCGGGTGCCTATCTCAATGTCCTGTGGGCCATACGTCACGATGGCAGGTGCTGCTGGGCTCGGGCCGTAAGCATTTTGCCCTCCACCTCGATGGCTGCCTCTCCTgcctctcccctccccctccatcTAGATCTGCAAAGACCGTGTCACCATCGTCATCTGCAAAGATCGTATCACCGTCTTCATCATTGTCAGGTCCGCGCGAGCGTTCCCactttcttcatcttcttcctcttagGCGAGCGTCCACACACCACGCTCCTACTCCATCTCTAGCGGCTTCCGTCACCAGATGCCTTAACCATCTGCCGTCGCGCTAGTCCGGTTTTCATCGAGGATGGCACCATGACACCCCCGCCCGACACTACCCACCGATTGTCTTTCGTCGTCCCGGCCAACTGTGCCATCGCTACCTCACCTTGCCGTCCACTGCCACCGCTAGGCCAACAGCCTCCCCGGAGCTCCCTCTAGGCCTCGGAGCACAGGTAACTCCACCCCTAAATCACCGAACTAGGAACCCAAACCCTAAGATCGCTTGAGCGCCACCCATCACCGGAGTCGATGTGTTGCTACCTCCTTATTTCCCTTGttattttcttcctcttctttggcATTTCCCTTTCCATAGCAATTTGTTTTTTCATGTGAGCAAAGTTTTCCAAATTGGGAAGGCTCTCGTGTTAATAAGAAATTGAGAGCCCTCTCAATTTAGTTTTTGCGAAATGATAAGAGtgattggttgatgaaaaaACAGTGGTTGCCATAACTCTCCGCAGTTCATTTAGACATCGCAAGCACACGTGTGCCTCCAAATTTGGACTCTGCAGCCTCAGCATGGATGGTAATAACGGACTACGGATGATGTAAACAATTCCCAATTTCTCATGTTAAATCCACTGACCCAAAAACATTGGATACACCATTACAAAAAGAGTCATTGACCATGTCTTAACTCTCCACCTAAGGGCTTTAGCCGTTGGACTTTAAAACAGTTACTGTGGAGCTATGTGTGTACGGTTATCCCACCCGAAGCTCCATGGTGGCGAGTGCCTTACCCCTGTACGTTGAAATTTCAATTGGAGCCATACATGGATGTGCTCTCCCTGGTAGCTATGCAGCAATTAGCTCCCATATTTTATTAGTCAATGTCCCTTATATACAATCAATTAATCAAATCTTCAAAGTTCATCCATGAGATTAGAAAATCTCAAGTGATGAATAACATGATGGCCTCCCAAGATGACACTGCAAAATAAGGACAACCACATCATATTCATGAAGAAATGAACGTGTGCCTTCAAGAAAGCACTACCCGAAGTGGGCAATATTAGCCGTA
This window encodes:
- the LOC101783783 gene encoding uncharacterized protein LOC101783783 — its product is MGANCCIAAKERTQPCITPIEVSAYRNVRHSPSWSFRWDNRTHIEDIMEIPTLFSNHSSGSIRPETKSGSIAPTEGLSNGNSLGTSPSDVLHRTKWHKSDKKMEAPKATKADPHADRSTASISSPEAKLTRKSLDMGSVALDLKTSASVPSTPPLVSRADPSSSRGHSQPTDSDSMKKARRSPGYQLYRQVSDSKIPSLRSLNEISSPEGRPSSSMLSVCSNDLSAAGSHGESSDGWSMRTFSEMVATSQRERWSLDSELLGSISSKMTRSNASNSTSLPPDQEVCKLCLKLLKERSTWNAQELAVVAVLLCGHVYHADCLDSITTEADKYDPPCPVCTHGEKCTVKLFGKLESKIKNKIPKNVVVDIDLDGNIKHQKKGRREPRLGTSSSMKVPFSRPFLRRHFSIGSRPPRSVSETDSTRKKGFWARHWRE